In one Arachis duranensis cultivar V14167 chromosome 9, aradu.V14167.gnm2.J7QH, whole genome shotgun sequence genomic region, the following are encoded:
- the LOC107466498 gene encoding ethylene-responsive transcription factor ERF062 translates to MNHFYLSVFFISDLTVLRIYLYMKDTFPKIEIFTQKELPTCLQETAMESKFLDNDNATIRSSHHSLTASHHVHANYSMESPERLLLCSHSMKEELPPYDATLIGHVPSSFHGNEDTRNGQEKNHTFQKFNNNPLNLLETLPALTIAPSSSDASPPSLISPPSSHKFPNLTLFLQETSMLYSSSSHLKSGESMSSKSSNSTFPLSPLRQTQCQTTTADPHKITKNLSNMRRSKSFSDHHNWLSTRTQPLKCSGGGGRVNNNNKLFKGVRQRHWGKWVAEIRLPRNRTRVWLGTFDTAEDAAIAYDTAAYILRGDYAQLNFPELKHVIKANSLNGTISALVEAKLQTVHLHKKNPNNNNNNNSSNNNYDDSPPSAVSACKNNGNKGSSSSIMELQLEENERSKSGSLSHHQVLDVEGVQLSRMPSLDMDLIWDALLVSDS, encoded by the coding sequence ATGAATCATTTCTATCTGTCAGTATTTTTTATCTCTGATTTAACTGTCTTAAGGATCTATCTATATATGAAGGATACATTTCCAAAGATAGAAATCTTCACACAAAAGGAATTGCCAACTTGTTTGCAAGAAACGGCAATGGAATCAAAGTTTTTGGACAACGACAATGCAACCATAAGAAGTTCTCATCACTCTCTTACTGCTTCTCATCATGTTCATGCAAACTATTCAATGGAATCACCTGAAAGGCTTCTTTTATGTTCACATTCAATGAAAGAAGAGTTACCACCCTATGATGCCACTTTGATTGGCCATGTCCCTTCAAGTTTCCATGGCAATGAAGACACAAGAAATGGGCAAGAGAAAAACCATACCTTTCAAAAATTCAATAACAACCCTCTGAATCTATTGGAGACTCTGCCAGCATTAACCATAGCACCCTCTTCTTCTGATGCCTCACCACCTTCTTTGATTTCTCCTCCTTCGTCACACAAATTTCCAAACTTGACCTTGTTCTTGCAGGAAACTTCCATGCTCTACTCATCATCCTCGCATCTAAAAAGTGGTGAATCCATGTCATCAAAATCTTCAAACTCCACATTTCCATTGTCGCCACTCCGCCAAACTCAGTGCCAAACAACCACCGCCGATCCACACAAAATCACCAAGAATCTATCAAACATGAGGAGATCCAAGTCTTTCAGTGACCACCACAATTGGTTGAGCACAAGGACACAACCTCTTAAGTGCAGCGGCGGAGGTGGAAGagtcaacaacaacaacaagctTTTCAAAGGGGTGAGACAAAGACACTGGGGAAAATGGGTTGCTGAGATAAGATTACCAAGAAACAGGACAAGGGTATGGTTAGGAACATTTGATACAGCTGAAGATGCAGCCATTGCATATGATACTGCAGCATATATACTAAGAGGAGATTATGCACAGTTGAATTTCCCTGAATTGAAGCATGTGATCAAGGCCAATTCTCTGAATGGAACCATTTCAGCACTCGTTGAGGCAAAACTACAAACAGTTCATCTGCATAAGAAGAATcccaataacaataacaataacaatagcAGCAACAACAATTATGATGATTCACCACCATCAGCAGTTTCAGCATGCAAAAATAATGGCAATAAGGGTTCATCATCAAGCATAATGGAGTTGCAGTTAG